A region of Allocoleopsis franciscana PCC 7113 DNA encodes the following proteins:
- a CDS encoding response regulator translates to MSKIRVALIEDHDLTRVGIRTALQQRSEIEFVGEAANAAEGLNLLETARPDIGIVDIGLPDMDGIELTRRFKDAQSSEEEAQTRILVLTLQDNEDAVLAAFAAGADSYCMKNISFDNLLEAIQVTNEGNAWIDPAIAKIVLNKTKSMDRGTETAAALKTVTINATESEYSKLIEADPLTERELEVLQLIVEGCSNAAIAERLYITVGTVKTHVRNILNKLCADDRTQAAVRALRSGLVG, encoded by the coding sequence ATGAGTAAAATTCGTGTTGCTCTCATTGAAGACCATGACCTAACACGGGTCGGGATTAGAACAGCGCTACAACAGCGTAGTGAAATTGAATTTGTGGGTGAGGCCGCTAATGCGGCTGAAGGTCTGAACTTATTGGAAACGGCCAGACCGGATATCGGGATCGTTGACATTGGTCTTCCCGATATGGATGGGATTGAATTGACAAGGCGCTTTAAAGATGCTCAATCCTCCGAGGAGGAGGCCCAAACCAGAATTCTGGTACTGACGTTGCAGGATAACGAAGACGCTGTGTTAGCGGCTTTCGCGGCTGGTGCTGATTCTTACTGCATGAAGAACATCAGTTTTGATAATTTACTAGAAGCGATACAAGTCACCAACGAAGGGAACGCTTGGATTGATCCAGCGATCGCCAAAATCGTTCTGAATAAAACCAAGTCAATGGACAGGGGGACAGAGACGGCGGCGGCACTGAAAACCGTGACGATCAACGCGACTGAATCGGAATATAGCAAATTGATTGAAGCTGACCCCTTAACAGAGCGAGAATTAGAGGTTTTGCAGCTCATCGTTGAAGGTTGTAGCAATGCCGCGATCGCTGAGAGATTATACATCACGGTAGGTACTGTCAAAACCCATGTCCGGAATATCTTGAATAAGCTGTGTGCTGATGACCGAACACAAGCGGCTGTCCGCGCCCTTCGTTCGGGTTTGGTGGGTTAA